The following proteins are encoded in a genomic region of Streptococcus cristatus AS 1.3089:
- a CDS encoding PFL family protein, with protein MDIRQVTETIAMIEEQNFDIRTITMGISLLDCIDTDIDRAADKIYQKITTKAKDLVAVGNEIAAELGIPIVNKRVSVTPISLIGAATDARDYLPLAHALDRAAKEIGVDFIGGFSALVQKGYQKGDEILINSIPRALAETDKVCSSVNIGSTKTGINMTAVADMGRIIKETAQLSDMGAAKLVVFANAVEDNPFMAGAFHGVGEADVVINVGVSGPGVVKRALEKVRGESFDVVAETVKKTAFKITRIGQLVGQMASERLGVKFGIVDLSLAPTPAVGDSVARVLEEMGLETVGTHGTTAALALLNDQVKKGGVMACNQVGGLSGAFIPVSEDEGMIAAVQNGSLNLEKLEAMTAICSVGLDMIAIPEATPAETIAAMIADEAAIGVINQKTTAVRIIPKGKEGDMIEFGGLLGTAPVMKVNQASSAAFIARGGQIPAPIHSFKN; from the coding sequence GGGCATTTCGCTCTTAGACTGTATCGATACAGATATTGATCGGGCGGCGGACAAGATTTACCAAAAAATCACGACTAAGGCTAAAGATTTGGTGGCAGTCGGAAATGAGATTGCAGCTGAGCTGGGGATTCCTATCGTCAACAAGCGGGTCTCCGTGACTCCGATTTCCCTGATTGGGGCAGCTACGGATGCTAGGGACTATCTGCCTCTGGCTCATGCTCTGGATCGGGCAGCCAAGGAAATCGGTGTTGACTTTATCGGTGGTTTCTCTGCCTTGGTTCAAAAGGGCTATCAAAAAGGGGATGAAATCCTCATTAATTCCATTCCGCGAGCTTTGGCGGAGACGGACAAGGTCTGCTCCTCTGTCAATATCGGCTCAACCAAGACTGGCATCAATATGACGGCAGTTGCGGATATGGGACGGATTATCAAGGAAACCGCCCAGCTTTCTGACATGGGGGCGGCCAAGCTGGTCGTCTTTGCCAATGCGGTAGAGGACAATCCTTTCATGGCGGGCGCTTTTCATGGTGTCGGTGAAGCAGATGTGGTCATCAATGTTGGTGTTTCTGGGCCGGGTGTTGTCAAGCGGGCTTTGGAAAAGGTCCGTGGTGAGAGCTTTGACGTGGTGGCTGAAACGGTCAAGAAAACAGCCTTCAAAATCACCCGTATCGGTCAGTTGGTCGGTCAGATGGCCAGCGAGCGTCTGGGCGTCAAGTTCGGGATTGTTGACTTGAGTCTGGCTCCAACACCAGCAGTCGGGGACTCAGTGGCTCGCGTCTTGGAAGAAATGGGCTTGGAAACAGTTGGCACTCATGGCACGACAGCGGCGCTTGCCCTGCTCAATGACCAAGTCAAAAAAGGCGGTGTCATGGCCTGCAATCAGGTTGGCGGCCTATCTGGTGCTTTCATTCCTGTGTCAGAAGATGAGGGCATGATTGCGGCTGTGCAAAATGGCTCGCTCAATTTAGAAAAGCTAGAAGCTATGACAGCTATCTGCTCGGTAGGTTTAGATATGATTGCCATTCCAGAGGCAACGCCTGCTGAGACCATCGCAGCCATGATTGCGGATGAAGCGGCGATTGGTGTTATCAATCAAAAGACGACAGCTGTGCGGATTATTCCGAAGGGCAAGGAAGGTGATATGATTGAATTTGGCGGGCTCTTGGGAACAGCTCCGGTCATGAAGGTCAATCAGGCTTCGTCAGCTGCCTTTATTGCGCGGGGTGGTCAGATTCCAGCACCGATTCATAGTTTTAAAAACTAA